The following are encoded together in the Flavihumibacter fluvii genome:
- a CDS encoding DEAD/DEAH box helicase — MKKATYSLPKILSAFKIEALNAMQEASIAASKEHDNIILLSATGSGKTLAFLLPIAEQLDPAKKTTQALIIVPSRELALQIEQVFRTMATGLKVTCCYGGHLRETEENNLLEAPALIIGTPGRLADHIRRGNIALAGIETLVLDEFDKSLEFGFEEEMSFVVGSLPGIKKRFLVSATESSEMPRFIRMKDAVTLNFLTGEAAEALAIQIIKCPDADKLDTLFRLICYLGNRSTIVFLNFRDAVQRTSDFLKEKGIVNVFYHGALEQPERDSAICKFRNGTSNVLVTTDLASRGLDIPNIRYIIHYHLPSSEEVFTHRNGRTARMDASGTAILMQGPGEELPDYIDPNAVVITLPEQVEIPEKPKWSTLFLSAGKKDKVNKVDIVGFLTQKGELKKEDIGLIEVKDFISFVAIRKSKASHTLQKIKDHKIKNKRVKIEVAK; from the coding sequence ATGAAAAAAGCGACTTATTCCCTGCCAAAGATTCTTTCGGCGTTTAAAATCGAGGCACTTAATGCCATGCAGGAAGCTTCTATCGCTGCCAGTAAGGAACACGACAATATCATCCTTTTGTCGGCCACTGGATCGGGAAAGACCCTTGCTTTTTTGCTTCCCATTGCAGAACAACTAGATCCGGCTAAAAAAACCACCCAGGCCCTGATCATTGTCCCGTCGCGGGAATTAGCGCTGCAAATTGAACAGGTATTCCGGACTATGGCAACCGGACTAAAAGTTACCTGTTGTTATGGTGGTCACCTTCGGGAAACAGAAGAGAATAATTTACTGGAAGCACCGGCATTGATCATTGGGACACCGGGCCGCCTTGCAGACCATATCCGCAGGGGTAATATTGCACTGGCAGGAATCGAGACCCTGGTGCTTGATGAATTTGATAAATCATTGGAGTTTGGTTTTGAAGAAGAAATGTCTTTTGTAGTAGGTTCATTGCCTGGCATAAAAAAACGCTTCCTGGTTTCTGCTACTGAGTCGTCTGAAATGCCCAGGTTCATTCGCATGAAAGATGCCGTGACCCTGAATTTCCTTACCGGAGAAGCAGCTGAAGCCCTGGCCATCCAGATCATTAAATGTCCGGATGCAGATAAACTCGATACCCTTTTCCGCCTGATTTGTTATTTAGGCAACCGTTCCACCATCGTTTTCCTGAATTTCCGTGATGCCGTACAAAGGACCAGTGATTTCCTGAAAGAGAAAGGCATTGTGAATGTGTTTTACCACGGTGCGCTTGAACAGCCAGAGCGGGATAGTGCAATCTGTAAATTCAGGAATGGCACTTCGAATGTGCTGGTGACTACCGACCTTGCGTCGCGCGGACTCGATATTCCCAATATCCGCTATATTATTCATTACCACCTGCCCTCTTCTGAGGAAGTGTTCACACACCGCAATGGCAGGACTGCGCGTATGGATGCCAGTGGTACTGCAATTCTGATGCAGGGCCCGGGAGAAGAACTGCCGGACTACATTGATCCAAATGCAGTGGTGATCACCTTGCCGGAGCAGGTAGAAATTCCAGAAAAACCAAAATGGAGTACCCTCTTTTTATCTGCCGGGAAAAAGGACAAGGTCAATAAGGTGGATATCGTTGGTTTCCTCACCCAGAAAGGGGAGCTAAAAAAAGAAGATATAGGGCTCATTGAAGTAAAGGATTTCATTTCGTTTGTAGCCATCCGTAAATCAAAAGCCAGCCATACCTTACAAAAGATCAAAGACCATAAGATCAAAAATAAGCGGGTGAAAATAGAGGTGGCAAAATAG
- a CDS encoding carboxypeptidase-like regulatory domain-containing protein, with amino-acid sequence MKKTITIVMALLCIVAIIAFCLPAKVVQGKVVSFSESFPLEGVTVQVKGTKNITGTQPDGIFALEVQPVDSILVFSLPGYQTEEVKLIPGKPDYDIVLKAL; translated from the coding sequence ATGAAAAAAACTATTACCATAGTAATGGCCTTGCTATGTATTGTAGCAATCATAGCATTCTGCTTGCCAGCCAAAGTTGTTCAAGGTAAAGTGGTCTCATTTAGCGAGTCCTTTCCCCTGGAAGGTGTCACCGTTCAGGTAAAAGGAACAAAAAATATAACCGGCACCCAGCCGGATGGCATATTTGCACTGGAGGTGCAGCCGGTTGATTCAATCCTTGTATTTAGTCTGCCAGGATATCAAACGGAAGAAGTAAAACTTATTCCCGGAAAACCGGATTATGATATTGTCTTAAAGGCTTTATAG
- a CDS encoding ribonucleoside-diphosphate reductase subunit alpha: MFVIKRNGLKESVKFDKITARIQKLSYGLSPLVDVIDLAMKTIEGIYDGVSTSELDNLAAEISASLTTKHPDYALLASRIAVSNLHKNTIKSFSQTMRKLHQYVDPVTGKQLPLLADDVMEIIDANAEMLDSTIIYDRDFGFDYFGFKTLEKSYLLKLNGVIAERPQHLYMRVAIGIHKDDLESAIKTYHLMSERWFTHATPTLFNAGTPKPQLSSCFLLTMKEDSIDGIYDTLKQTAKISQSAGGIGLSIHNIRATGSYIGGTNGTSNGIIPMLRVFNDTARYVDQGGGKRKGAFAIYLEPWHADVFSFLDLRKNHGKEEMRARDLFYALWIPDLFMQRVEENGDWTLFCPNEAPGLADCFGQAFVNLYEQYEKEGRGRKTIKAQELWFAILDAQIETGTPYLLYKDAANGKSNQQNLGTIKSSNLCTEILEYTDANEVAVCNLASLALPRFVKDGKFDFEKLYEVTYQVALNLNKVIDVNYYPVVEAERSNLRHRPIGLGVQGLADVFILLRLPFESELASMLNKNIFETIYFAAMTASKDLAKKEGAYETFAGSPLSMGMFQFDLWGVEASTRHDWESLRKEVMEFGVRNSLLVAPMPTASTSQILGNNECFEPYTSNIYTRRVLSGEFVIVNKHLLKDLVALGLWDNDMKNKIITANGSVQGITEIPEELRELYKTVWEIRQRTLIDMAADRGAYICQSQSLNLFVNNPTASKLTSMHFYGWKKGLKTGMYYLRTQAATQAVQFTVEKQAADPLSAPIEPEIPEGAVCTMQDGCISCGS, translated from the coding sequence ATGTTCGTAATTAAAAGAAACGGGCTGAAAGAATCTGTCAAGTTTGACAAGATCACGGCACGTATCCAAAAACTATCCTATGGCCTCAGTCCGCTGGTGGATGTGATTGACCTGGCCATGAAAACCATCGAAGGTATTTATGATGGCGTAAGCACATCAGAACTTGATAATCTGGCAGCAGAGATATCTGCTTCGTTGACGACAAAGCATCCGGATTACGCTTTACTGGCATCACGTATTGCTGTAAGCAACCTGCACAAAAATACCATTAAATCATTTTCGCAAACCATGCGGAAACTGCACCAGTATGTTGATCCTGTGACCGGCAAGCAATTGCCATTGTTAGCGGATGATGTGATGGAGATTATTGACGCAAATGCTGAGATGCTGGACAGTACCATTATTTATGACCGCGATTTCGGATTTGATTATTTCGGCTTTAAAACACTCGAAAAATCATACCTGCTGAAATTGAATGGTGTAATAGCAGAACGCCCGCAACACCTGTACATGCGCGTGGCAATCGGCATTCATAAAGACGATCTGGAGTCTGCGATCAAAACCTATCACCTCATGAGTGAGCGCTGGTTCACGCATGCAACCCCAACCCTGTTCAATGCAGGCACACCAAAACCACAATTGTCCAGCTGCTTCCTGCTTACCATGAAAGAAGACAGCATCGATGGTATTTATGATACCCTGAAACAAACCGCCAAGATCTCACAAAGCGCAGGTGGTATCGGTTTATCTATCCATAATATTCGCGCTACCGGTAGTTATATCGGTGGCACCAACGGCACCAGCAATGGTATCATCCCGATGCTGCGCGTATTTAATGATACGGCACGTTATGTTGACCAGGGTGGCGGTAAACGTAAGGGCGCTTTCGCTATTTACCTGGAGCCATGGCATGCTGATGTGTTCTCCTTCCTCGACCTGCGTAAGAACCATGGTAAGGAAGAAATGCGTGCAAGGGATTTGTTTTATGCACTCTGGATCCCCGACCTGTTCATGCAAAGGGTGGAAGAAAACGGGGACTGGACTTTATTCTGTCCGAATGAAGCACCTGGACTGGCTGATTGTTTTGGACAGGCTTTCGTGAACCTGTATGAGCAATACGAGAAAGAAGGCCGTGGCCGGAAAACAATTAAAGCACAGGAATTATGGTTTGCTATCCTTGATGCACAGATTGAAACCGGAACACCTTACCTGCTGTACAAAGATGCCGCTAACGGTAAATCTAACCAGCAGAACCTGGGAACGATTAAAAGCTCTAACCTCTGTACTGAGATCCTGGAATATACCGATGCGAATGAGGTAGCAGTATGTAACCTCGCCTCACTGGCGCTGCCAAGGTTTGTAAAGGATGGTAAATTTGATTTCGAAAAATTATACGAAGTAACCTACCAGGTGGCCCTCAACCTGAACAAGGTGATCGATGTTAACTATTACCCGGTTGTTGAAGCCGAGCGCTCCAACCTGCGTCACCGCCCGATCGGTTTAGGTGTGCAGGGACTTGCGGATGTATTTATCCTGCTTCGCCTGCCCTTTGAATCTGAGCTGGCCAGCATGCTGAACAAAAATATTTTCGAGACCATCTACTTTGCGGCAATGACTGCCTCAAAAGACCTGGCTAAGAAGGAAGGTGCCTATGAAACATTTGCCGGATCACCATTATCCATGGGCATGTTCCAGTTCGACCTTTGGGGTGTTGAAGCTTCGACCAGGCATGACTGGGAGAGCCTGCGCAAAGAGGTGATGGAATTTGGTGTTCGTAACTCTTTGCTTGTTGCACCAATGCCAACAGCATCTACTTCGCAGATCCTGGGAAACAATGAATGTTTTGAACCATATACTTCTAATATTTACACCCGCCGGGTACTGAGTGGTGAGTTTGTGATCGTGAACAAACACCTGTTGAAAGACCTCGTAGCATTGGGCCTGTGGGATAATGATATGAAGAACAAGATCATCACAGCAAACGGATCAGTGCAGGGCATTACCGAGATTCCTGAAGAGCTGCGTGAATTATATAAAACAGTTTGGGAAATCAGGCAGCGTACACTGATTGATATGGCTGCTGATCGTGGTGCGTATATCTGCCAGTCTCAATCCCTCAACCTGTTTGTAAACAATCCAACCGCTTCTAAACTGACCTCCATGCATTTTTATGGCTGGAAGAAGGGATTGAAAACAGGCATGTATTACCTGCGTACCCAGGCTGCAACACAAGCTGTTCAGTTTACCGTGGAGAAACAGGCTGCCGACCCATTGTCAGCCCCAATTGAACCTGAGATCCCTGAAGGCGCTGTATGTACCATGCAAGATGGTTGTATCAGTTGCGGATCATAA
- a CDS encoding aldo/keto reductase, producing the protein MEYRQLGKSTLHISRIGFGAMSLRPLENNVQDLLFSAIDKGINFFDTADLYDKGLNETALGQALKGKRQDIILATKVGNQWRQDGSGWDWNPRKAYILKAAEESLKRLQTDYIDLYQLHGGTIDDPIDEAIEAFEELQKAGKILYYGISSIRPNVIREYVQRSHITSVMMQYSLLDRRPEESCLQLLLDHQIGVLARGTVAGGLLVNKPAVDYLGHPAAAIAGVQEMIGTVAGVHSNGAETAIQFALKHPAITAAIVGIRTPQQLQDAIQSIGKPALTAKELLILQEAAPALLYKDHR; encoded by the coding sequence ATGGAATACCGTCAACTAGGTAAATCAACCTTACACATCAGCCGGATCGGATTCGGCGCGATGTCCTTACGACCACTGGAAAATAATGTACAGGACCTTTTATTTTCTGCCATTGACAAGGGGATCAATTTTTTTGATACCGCTGACCTTTATGACAAAGGATTAAACGAAACCGCCTTAGGCCAGGCTTTAAAAGGGAAAAGGCAGGACATCATCCTGGCCACAAAGGTGGGTAATCAATGGCGGCAGGATGGCAGCGGGTGGGACTGGAACCCGCGCAAGGCATACATCCTGAAGGCGGCAGAAGAAAGCCTGAAACGATTACAGACAGACTATATCGACCTCTATCAGTTACATGGAGGCACCATAGATGACCCTATAGATGAGGCCATCGAAGCCTTTGAAGAATTGCAAAAGGCTGGGAAAATTTTATACTATGGGATTTCTTCTATCCGCCCGAATGTAATTCGCGAATATGTGCAACGGTCGCATATTACCAGTGTTATGATGCAATATAGCCTGCTCGACCGAAGGCCTGAAGAAAGTTGCCTGCAATTATTACTCGATCATCAAATTGGGGTATTGGCCAGGGGTACGGTAGCAGGGGGATTATTGGTGAACAAGCCAGCTGTGGACTACCTGGGACATCCGGCAGCTGCCATTGCCGGGGTACAGGAAATGATCGGCACAGTAGCCGGGGTCCATAGCAATGGTGCCGAAACAGCCATACAATTCGCCTTGAAGCACCCCGCTATCACAGCTGCCATAGTTGGCATCAGGACCCCGCAACAATTGCAGGACGCTATCCAATCTATCGGGAAACCAGCATTAACTGCCAAAGAATTGCTAATACTACAGGAAGCTGCACCAGCCTTATTGTATAAAGACCATCGCTGA
- a CDS encoding DUF6526 family protein, which translates to MPEQNYKNHAKYYVGHHFIFYPILLAGLIYSLSGISKYPEHSREWMAISLLFFLVGWLSFMVRQHYALGNQNRIIRVEMRLRYFMLTQKDFQPLEQQLSFGQLAALRFASDEELPALLQQSIHENLSPGTIKKMIKNWVPDHMRV; encoded by the coding sequence ATGCCAGAACAGAACTATAAGAACCACGCCAAGTATTATGTTGGGCATCATTTTATTTTCTATCCCATTTTATTGGCCGGACTTATCTACAGTTTATCCGGAATATCTAAATACCCTGAGCATTCCCGTGAGTGGATGGCTATTTCCTTGCTTTTCTTCCTGGTGGGTTGGTTGTCCTTTATGGTAAGACAGCATTATGCACTGGGTAACCAAAACAGGATCATCCGGGTTGAAATGCGACTGCGCTACTTTATGTTGACGCAGAAAGACTTTCAACCGTTGGAGCAACAACTGAGCTTTGGCCAGCTGGCCGCCTTGCGTTTTGCATCGGATGAAGAATTGCCGGCACTTTTACAACAGTCTATCCATGAAAACCTGTCACCCGGCACCATAAAAAAAATGATCAAAAACTGGGTACCCGACCATATGAGGGTTTAA
- a CDS encoding ion channel: MAFRKPNRKAQVNNETGLGTNTALSGGRFFNRDGNPNMEVRGMKLFQRLNIYHALLTMPQWKFLLFVVLFFLGINLVFAGIYTWIGIENLGGLVANSALEKFGETYFFSAQTFTTVGYGRINPIGFAASLTASLEALTGLMSFAVVTGLIYGRFARPRAFIRYSKYALFVPFRDGVAMMFRMVPYTRNYLVNVEVRGTLALRLQEDGQVKTRFYNIPFDISKANTMTANWTLVHMINDESPFYGFTREDFKNAMAEVLIFVQGFDESFSNTVVSRSSYTFEEFVYGAKFRPMFHPSDDNSRTILHLDKLDDFEPVPLPADHLLNN, from the coding sequence ATGGCATTCAGAAAACCAAATAGAAAAGCCCAGGTAAATAATGAAACCGGGCTGGGCACGAATACAGCGCTAAGCGGCGGCCGTTTTTTTAACCGCGACGGTAATCCAAATATGGAAGTGCGGGGCATGAAACTGTTCCAGCGCCTGAACATTTACCACGCCCTGCTGACGATGCCGCAATGGAAATTCCTGCTATTCGTAGTACTTTTTTTCCTGGGCATCAACCTGGTTTTTGCAGGCATATACACCTGGATAGGAATTGAAAATTTAGGCGGCCTTGTCGCCAATAGTGCTTTGGAAAAATTTGGGGAGACCTATTTCTTTAGTGCCCAAACCTTTACTACGGTTGGGTATGGCCGGATCAACCCCATAGGATTCGCTGCCAGCCTTACGGCTTCTTTGGAAGCACTCACCGGATTGATGAGTTTTGCGGTAGTCACAGGACTCATATACGGAAGGTTTGCCCGGCCCAGGGCATTTATAAGGTATAGTAAATATGCACTTTTTGTTCCCTTCAGGGATGGTGTTGCCATGATGTTCCGGATGGTGCCTTATACCCGTAATTACCTGGTAAATGTTGAAGTACGGGGAACGCTTGCATTGCGCCTGCAGGAAGATGGCCAGGTAAAAACCAGGTTTTATAATATCCCCTTTGATATTTCCAAAGCGAATACTATGACGGCGAACTGGACTTTAGTGCATATGATCAATGATGAAAGCCCGTTTTACGGCTTTACCCGGGAAGACTTCAAAAATGCTATGGCCGAGGTGCTGATCTTTGTACAAGGCTTTGATGAAAGTTTTTCCAATACCGTGGTTTCACGCAGCTCCTATACTTTTGAAGAATTTGTATACGGTGCAAAATTCCGACCGATGTTTCATCCCAGTGATGACAACAGCAGAACGATTTTGCACCTTGACAAACTCGATGATTTTGAACCTGTTCCATTGCCGGCTGATCATTTGCTGAATAATTAG
- a CDS encoding SRPBCC domain-containing protein has translation MKDYKKYYIIPAPPEELYIALTNPATIQLWSGEKAIMSEVPGSEFSLWEDSIVGLNIEFEPGKKIVQQWYFGGDEEELSIVTIKLHPHAQGTSLELRHTNIPDEAYQDIVEGWNDVYFASLLEFYAD, from the coding sequence ATGAAAGATTATAAGAAATACTATATCATCCCGGCGCCGCCCGAAGAACTATATATCGCATTGACCAATCCGGCGACTATTCAACTCTGGTCTGGCGAAAAGGCTATTATGTCTGAAGTACCCGGCTCAGAATTCAGTTTATGGGAAGACAGTATTGTTGGACTGAATATAGAATTTGAGCCCGGAAAAAAAATCGTCCAGCAATGGTATTTCGGTGGTGATGAAGAAGAGCTGTCCATTGTTACCATTAAACTGCATCCCCATGCCCAGGGCACTTCGCTCGAGCTCCGGCATACGAATATCCCGGATGAAGCATATCAAGATATTGTTGAAGGCTGGAATGATGTTTACTTTGCCTCCCTGCTTGAATTTTATGCTGATTAG